One stretch of Arachis duranensis cultivar V14167 chromosome 1, aradu.V14167.gnm2.J7QH, whole genome shotgun sequence DNA includes these proteins:
- the LOC107484878 gene encoding double-strand break repair protein MRE11 isoform X1 yields the protein MKILPVNDLDIALHNFANKDDKNAFYVCVQSNINETRNKIAKDSNTMKFDEEDLIVKVGKFLEERVKQRGRKGSSNASQNPTRGRGRGRGRGRGSSTMKQTTLDGAFRSSQRTLTRLPENSLRNYRRLIVTIILNLYSIWYDDLDLKISDNSQR from the exons ATGAAGATACTTCCTGTCAATGATTTGGATATTGCATTACACAATTTTGCGAACAAGGATGACAAAAATGCATTTTATGTGTGTGTACAAAGCAATATTAACGAAACAAGA AACAAAATTGCTAAGGATTCAAATACCATGAAGTTCGATGAGGAAGATTTAATTGTTAAAGTTGGAAAGTTCTTAGAG GAACGTGTCAAACAAAGAGGTAGGAAAGGGTCCTCTAATGCTTCTCAAAATCCAACAAGAGGGAGGGGCAGAGGCAGAGGCAGAGGCAGAGGTTCTAGCACGATGAAACAGACAACTCTTGATGGAGCATTTCGCTCATCTCAAAG AACTTTAACAAGACTGCCCGAGAACTCATTACGCAATTACAGAAGATTGATAGTGACAATTATCCTGAA TTTATACTCAATTTGGTATGATGACTTAGATTTGAAAATCTCAG ATAATTCTCAGCGGTGA
- the LOC107484878 gene encoding double-strand break repair protein MRE11 isoform X2, translated as MKILPVNDLDIALHNFANKDDKNAFYVCVQSNINETRNKIAKDSNTMKFDEEDLIVKVGKFLEERVKQRGRKGSSNASQNPTRGRGRGRGRGRGSSTMKQTTLDGAFRSSQRTLTRLPENSLRNYRRLIVTIILK; from the exons ATGAAGATACTTCCTGTCAATGATTTGGATATTGCATTACACAATTTTGCGAACAAGGATGACAAAAATGCATTTTATGTGTGTGTACAAAGCAATATTAACGAAACAAGA AACAAAATTGCTAAGGATTCAAATACCATGAAGTTCGATGAGGAAGATTTAATTGTTAAAGTTGGAAAGTTCTTAGAG GAACGTGTCAAACAAAGAGGTAGGAAAGGGTCCTCTAATGCTTCTCAAAATCCAACAAGAGGGAGGGGCAGAGGCAGAGGCAGAGGCAGAGGTTCTAGCACGATGAAACAGACAACTCTTGATGGAGCATTTCGCTCATCTCAAAG AACTTTAACAAGACTGCCCGAGAACTCATTACGCAATTACAGAAGATTGATAGTGACAATTATCCTGAA ATAA
- the LOC107484893 gene encoding uncharacterized protein LOC107484893: MNILSIARRSLNFVSINQFRQTHLLRRLSTRRVPALHHFRSSTHGWPINANPTCKTSSQLAATQIRWASQSATTEEDNKISIGPRSGGQSQEDDKEAGVVYYGPISNTIKKVKLLSLSTCCLSVSLGPVITFMTSPDMNVILKGAVASSVIFFSASTTFALHWFVSPYVHKLRWQPGSDSFEVDMMTWLATYTPKTIKFADIRPPQTNRPFVSFKANDNFYFVDAEHCHNKALLARLTPRKETHHDSAFKNL, from the exons ATGAATATACTTTCGATTGCGCGTAGGTCATTGAATTTTGTTTCGATAAATCAGTTTCGTCAAACACATTTGCTCAGACGACTTTCTACACGGCGGGTTCCTG CACTTCATCATTTTCGGTCCTCAACACATGGATGGCCCATCAACGCAAATCCTACTTGCAAAACTTCCTCCCAACTTGCAGCTACCCAAATAAGATGGGCATCTCAATCTGCAACTACAGAGGAAGACAATAAGATTAGCATTGGACCCCGAAGTGGAGGACAATCCCAGGAAGATGACAAGGAAGCTGGAGTTGTTTATTATGGTCCAATCTCAAATACCATAAAGAAAGTGAAGCTTCTGTCTCTCTCAACTTGCTGCCTTTCAGTATCATTGGGTCCAGTGATAACCTTCATGACATCCCCTGATATGAATGTCATCCTGAAAGGCGCAGTGGCATCATCTGTAATATTCTTTAGTGCTTCAACCACTTTTGCCCTTCACTGGTTCGTTAGCCCTTACGTTCACAAACTGAGGTGGCAGCCTGGCTCAGACAGCTTTGAGGTGGATATGATGACGTGGCTCGCAACTTATACTCCAAAGACTATTAAGTTTGCTGATATTCGTCCACCTCAGACCAATAGGCCTTTTGTGTCATTTAAGGCTAACGACAACTTTTACTTCGTCGATGCAGAGCACTGTCATAACAAGGCACTTCTGGCCAGACTCACCCCACGAAAAGAAACTCATCACGACTCAGCTTTCAAAAACTTGTGA